One part of the Phaeodactylum tricornutum CCAP 1055/1 chromosome 17, whole genome shotgun sequence genome encodes these proteins:
- a CDS encoding predicted protein codes for MRIDKCYFCSSPCYPGHGMVFVRNDSKQFRFCRSKCIRSFHKKRNPRKVAWTKAFRKTRGKEMAVDSTFEFEKRRSRPVKYDRNLMGQTIQAMQKVKQIQTAREVRHFEARMKDASVEKKKQARVEIEKSIDLL; via the coding sequence ATGCGCATCGATAAGTGCTATTTTTGTTCGAGTCCGTGCTATCCGGGCCACGGCATGGTGTTTGTCCGGAACGACAGCAAGCAGTTTCGTTTTTGCCGCTCCAAATGCATCCGTTCTTTTCACAAAAAGCGCAACCCTCGTAAGGTCGCGTGGACCAAAGCTTTCCGTAAGACGCGCGGCAAAGAAATGGCCGTCGACTCCACATTTGAGTTCGAAAAGAGACGGTCGCGACCAGTCAAGTATGATCGCAACCTCATGGGCCAAACCATACAAGCCATGCAAAAGGTTAAACAAATCCAAACTGCTCGCGAAGTCCGTCACTTTGAAGCTCGCATGAAAGACGCTAgcgtggaaaagaaaaagcaagcaCGAGTAGAAATTGAAAAATCGATTGATTTGCTG
- a CDS encoding predicted protein, with protein sequence MRLLSGSLQIVAKSSLFLTAYIVWSSIGHDGIGSVKALAINTQSTSSLPCYDWIIVGAGASGLFASGAASLLGKSTCLIDQADPTNSGLLAVGGDCSNAACVPSKALRSIARQGVSDHKARQYADAAINAVRARESPDRIRNKTDLYFVQSCRFVSTHEMEIQAINASEPLRLRARRFLIATGASPIVPETFQAQAKAAGLPLYTYRSILQSVLATESSAPFWKMDGSTKKRLLIVGGGATACELGQTLVRLRPQRDICLVAPSVLPSEDVKLQQAAMNILAKAGIHCHWSARLARILPDGRVELSDGALLSPFDGALLCLGRSPVDSLESLHLDSAGIAWTNVGVTVHEQSLRSVSAPHVFASGDCADAVPLRSRTAAQAAWTGFYAIRNGALPRVLTFGSASVHPTVPRVVYTDPELACVGKTVSECVLKYGLNGFDVAYCTEEGSDRADMERVERDTSVCFVELRAEKRSGIILGCTACGPAAAELANVIGVAITNKLTTSDVARSIFSYPSHGYLLHRLALSMALSDTNGILEVCGPIGGFLGRTGRSVSCLRDFFQRGVLGRKRQLRKRQWEAEGALRTLYPSISKERESNQTENKELLSYNHVAANITLCSEIENLVSHGHSTPSFGVISKNHAIEFLAWAERNPSNV encoded by the coding sequence ATGAGATTGCTTTCTGGTAGCTTACAAATCGTGGCCAAATCATCACTTTTTCTGACGGCTTATATTGTATGGAGCAGCATCGGACATGACGGCATCGGATCAGTCAAGGCGCTAGCTATCAATACACAGTCAACTTCCAGTCTCCCATGCTATGACTGGATCATCGTCGGTGCTGGCGCTTCCGGCCTGTTTGCTTCTGGTGCAGCGTCCTTGCTGGGAAAAAGTACTTGCTTAATCGACCAAGCCGATCCCACGAATAGCGGATTGTTGGCGGTGGGGGGTGATTGCTCCAACGCGGCCTGTGTTCCCTCCAAGGCACTGCGATCGATTGCCCGTCAAGGGGTATCCGATCACAAGGCACGTCAATATGCCGATGCCGCCATCAACGCTGTCCGCGCCCGCGAAAGTCCGGACCGAATAAGGAATAAAACGGATCTCTATTTTGTGCAGTCGTGTCGTTTCGTTAGTACGCACGAGATGGAGATTCAAGCAATCAACGCGTCCGAACCGCTGCGACTGCGGGCTAGGCGATTTCTAATCGCCACCGGTGCTTCTCCCATAGTACCGGAAACTTTCCAAGCGCAAGCCAAAGCAGCAGGTTTGCCTTTGTACACATATCGATCTATATTGCAATCAGTTTTGGCGACGGAGTCATCTGCGCCGTTTTGGAAAATGGATGGCTCTACAAAGAAGCGCCTCCTGATTGTAGGTGGAGGAGCGACTGCTTGCGAACTGGGACAAACACTGGTGCGTTTACGTCCTCAACGGGACATTTGCTTGGTTGCCCCAAGTGTATTACCTTCAGAGGACGTAAAGCTGCAGCAAGCTGCCATGAATATTCTCGCCAAGGCCGGTATCCATTGCCACTGGAGCGCTCGATTGGCTCGCATCTTGCCGGATGGCAGAGTGGAATTAAGTGATGGCGCACTTCTATCACCTTTTGATGGAGCACTGCTTTGCTTGGGACGATCACCCGTAGATTCGTTGGAAAGCTTGCACCTTGACTCTGCTGGAATTGCCTGGACCAACGTTGGTGTCACAGTTCACGAACAAAGTTTGCGATCAGTGTCCGCTCCGCATGTATTTGCCTCGGGCGATTGCGCAGATGCTGTTCCACTTAGAAGCCGGACCGCTGCTCAAGCCGCTTGGACTGGATTTTATGCCATTCGAAACGGGGCGCTACCCCGCGTATTGACGTTCGGGAGTGCATCAGTCCATCCCACCGTGCCACGAGTGGTATATACTGATCCTGAGCTGGCGTGCGTTGGAAAGACGGTCTCCGAATGCGTCTTGAAATACGGGTTGAACGGGTTTGACGTGGCGTACTGCACTGAAGAAGGCTCGGATCGTGCCGATATGGAGCGCGTGGAACGCGACACATCCGTTTGCTTCGTCGAGCTACGTGCCGAAAAGAGAAGTGGTATAATTTTGGGCTGCACGGCGTGCGGTCCTGCTGCAGCCGAGCTTGCCAATGTAATCGGTGTGGCAATTACGAACAAACTGACGACCAGCGATGTTGCTCGTTCGATTTTCAGCTACCCGTCTCATGGCTATCTCCTTCACCGTTTGGCTTTGTCCATGGCTCTAAGCGACACCAATGGAATTCTTGAGGTATGTGGCCCAATCGGAGGTTTTTTAGGGAGAACGGGACGCAGCGTCAGTTGCCTTCGAGATTTTTTTCAAAGGGGTGTACTTGGACGAAAGCGACAGCTGCGGAAAAGGCAATGGGAAGCAGAAGGAGCATTGCGAACTTTGTATCCTAGCATTTCAAAGGAGAGAGAATCCAATCagaccgaaaacaaagaGTTATTATCCTACAACCATGTAGCTGCAAATATAACACTTTGCTCCGAAATAGAGAATCTGGTGAGCCACGGACACTCCACTCCCTCGTTTGGGGTCATTTCCAAAAATCATGCGATAGAATTTCTTGCCTGGGCGGAGCGAAATCCATCGAACGTATGA